From a single Carassius auratus strain Wakin chromosome 38, ASM336829v1, whole genome shotgun sequence genomic region:
- the LOC113056675 gene encoding bcl-2-like protein 11 isoform X1 produces the protein MSDTSREQTLANGPASRGGGERAGGGAVLRTEHFDFPQPSDGDPLRGGNAMSNSHQLRSPMSRSFSRSSSGYFSVDSDSVPSSPLMPNISEAQDDQNDEVWFDEPSHQHVQMAAPVEAMGPEMAVARELRRIGDEFNRLYCLGSAFPHEFLPVSWGKCSRCLSQSFSTLGERSAELQARKRPPGSGQSLPNLTDLEITG, from the exons ATGTCTGACACGTCCAG AGAGCAAACGCTGGCTAACGGCCCGGCCTCGCGGGGAGGCGGAGAGAGAGCCGGTGGCGGAGCTGTCTTGCGCACCGAACACTTTGACTTCCCTCAGCCGAGCGATGGGGACCCGTTAAGGGGAGGGAATGCCATGTCGAATAGTCACCAGTTGAGGTCACCGATGTCCCGATCCTTCTCCAGGTCATCTAGTGGCTATTTTTCCGTCGACAGCGATTCTGTGCCAAGTTCCCCGCTAATGCCCAATATTTCCGAAGCGCAAGACGACCAAAATGATG AGGTATGGTTTGACGAACCTAGCCACCAGCACGTGCAGATGGCAGCACCTGTGGAAGCCATGGGGCCGGAGATGGCAGTCGCTCGGGAGCTGCGGCGCATTGGAGACGAGTTCAACCGTCTCTACTGTCTCGGG AGTGCGTTTCCTCACGAGTTCCTGCCAGTCTCCTGGGGGAAATGCTCTCGCTGCTTATCGCAGTCATTCAGCACGCTGGGTGAACGCAGCGCAGAGCTGCAGGCCAGAAAGAGGCCACCTGGTTCAGGTCAGTCGCTGCCAAATCTCACAGACCTGGAGATCACCGGATAA
- the LOC113056675 gene encoding bcl-2-like protein 11 isoform X2 produces MSDTSREQTLANGPASRGGGERAGGGAVLRTEHFDFPQPSDGDPLRGGNAMSNSHQLRSPMSRSFSRSSSGYFSVDSDSVPSSPLMPNISEAQDDQNDEVWFDEPSHQHVQMAAPVEAMGPEMAVARELRRIGDEFNRLYCLGAGAGGNDAPNEHAIIMWMNDLIGRVVQFFLRRR; encoded by the exons ATGTCTGACACGTCCAG AGAGCAAACGCTGGCTAACGGCCCGGCCTCGCGGGGAGGCGGAGAGAGAGCCGGTGGCGGAGCTGTCTTGCGCACCGAACACTTTGACTTCCCTCAGCCGAGCGATGGGGACCCGTTAAGGGGAGGGAATGCCATGTCGAATAGTCACCAGTTGAGGTCACCGATGTCCCGATCCTTCTCCAGGTCATCTAGTGGCTATTTTTCCGTCGACAGCGATTCTGTGCCAAGTTCCCCGCTAATGCCCAATATTTCCGAAGCGCAAGACGACCAAAATGATG AGGTATGGTTTGACGAACCTAGCCACCAGCACGTGCAGATGGCAGCACCTGTGGAAGCCATGGGGCCGGAGATGGCAGTCGCTCGGGAGCTGCGGCGCATTGGAGACGAGTTCAACCGTCTCTACTGTCTCGGG GCCGGTGCAGGCGGGAACGATGCTCCCAACGAACACGCCATCATCATGTGGATGAATGACCTTATTGGACGTGTAGTACAATTTTTCCTGCGAAGGAGATGA